Within the Acidipropionibacterium acidipropionici genome, the region CGGCCTGCTCACGGGTTCCGGCGTGGTGCCCATCAGCGGCATCCAGGGCGGGCAGGTCCGGTTCATCCTGGTCGGTATCGGGCTGATGTGCCTGGTGATCTTCAGGCCACAGGGCATTTTCGGAAAGAAAGCGGAGACGTACTTCTGATGACTGAGAACGTATCCACCACATCGCCGCTGGCAGCCGAGGCCCCTGGCCCCGGCTGCCGCAAGAGCGACCCGATCCTGGTCGCCAGCGACGTCACCCGCGAGTTCGGCGGCCTGAAGGCCGTCGACGTCGATCACGTCGAGATCCCTCGAGGCGCGATCACCGCCCTCATCGGGCCCAACGGCGCCGGCAAGACGACCCTGTTCAACCTGCTCACCGGGTTCGACAATCCCAACAACGGGGACTGGGCCTTCGACGGCACCGATCTCGCCGGGGTGCCGGCCCACAAGGTGTCGCGGCTCGGCGAGGTGCGCACCTTCCAGCTCACCAAGGTGCTGGGCCGGATGACCGTGCTGGAGAGCATGAAGCTCGGTGCCCGCCAGCAGCGCGGCGAGAGCTTCTGGGCGGCATTCCTGCCCTTCCTGTGGAGCGCGCAGGAGAAGAAGATCGAGAAACGGGCTATCGGCCTGCTCAAGCGGTTCGGACTCTACGAAAAGCGCAATGACTACGCCGGATCGATGTCCGGAGGCCAGCGCAAGCTGCTGGAGATGGCCCGGGCGCTCATGTGC harbors:
- a CDS encoding ABC transporter ATP-binding protein — translated: MTENVSTTSPLAAEAPGPGCRKSDPILVASDVTREFGGLKAVDVDHVEIPRGAITALIGPNGAGKTTLFNLLTGFDNPNNGDWAFDGTDLAGVPAHKVSRLGEVRTFQLTKVLGRMTVLESMKLGARQQRGESFWAAFLPFLWSAQEKKIEKRAIGLLKRFGLYEKRNDYAGSMSGGQRKLLEMARALMCDPQLVMLDEPMAGVNPALKQSLLGHIVGLKDGGVTVLFVEHDMHMVHTIADWVIVMAEGRIVAEGTPDVVMDDPAVVDAYLGSNKDRDLGEVIDGIRAGRVKQVDVSDVRLEKDESVIEAQQEAVEGAEDLGEELAEGQRPAPLSATDPGVGPEDEGKDKA